In a single window of the Desulfovibrio mangrovi genome:
- a CDS encoding STAS domain-containing protein, which produces MAAKDLWTATKDEGFISLSGEIDYSVTPDVRAFLLNAVKETSGVLKLDLGNVSYLDSSGLAVLIEARRVLMMDGRGLEVTDASPQVRKLFSLTQVGILFGM; this is translated from the coding sequence ATGGCGGCAAAGGATCTCTGGACAGCCACAAAGGACGAGGGCTTCATCTCTCTGAGCGGAGAGATTGATTATTCCGTGACGCCGGACGTTCGGGCATTCCTTCTGAACGCAGTGAAGGAGACCAGCGGCGTTCTCAAGCTGGACCTCGGCAATGTCAGCTACCTTGATTCGTCTGGTCTTGCCGTGCTCATCGAGGCGCGACGGGTACTCATGATGGACGGTCGCGGACTTGAAGTCACAGACGCCTCTCCGCAGGTGCGCAAGCTGTTCAGCCTGACGCAGGTCGGCATTCTCTTCGGCATGTAG